The Dokdonella koreensis DS-123 genome has a segment encoding these proteins:
- a CDS encoding sensor histidine kinase, which produces MNAATPSRTPRPFPSPWRIIRRWLAAAPIDDPVDRRNAPMLQVVLIVIGCVPPLMWLYRIAISALPWRPDETASLVMSLSLTTMAWISLAMIRHGRFRAAARLLLGVAALLMVLSYAASGLTAQAYEQPIQVVWIVVAGLVLGRRALWWMYGWLIVAFAVGLATDMRTGKIAAASVVDEVIGATITAVLFLLISIVIDRAVAALRESLNEANQRGNELARVNQRLEAEITEHGRVREQLVHAQKVEAVGRLASGVAHDFNNLLGLMLGYAQRGRKSRDPDELRQALDGMESAARRAAAITQNLLNFSRNDATRIEVFDAARAMRDMEPMLLQLFDPGIRMHIDVVGSDALPVAFDPAQFALVALNIAANANQAMTGGGRFDIQVRPHEAAVDIVFTDTGPGIAADLRERIFEPFFTTKPNGQGTGLGLAVAANLVRNAGGDISAEDTAEGARFLVRLPRATAA; this is translated from the coding sequence ATGAACGCCGCTACGCCCTCCCGTACGCCGCGACCGTTCCCGTCGCCCTGGCGCATCATCCGGCGCTGGCTGGCGGCCGCACCGATCGACGATCCGGTCGACCGGCGCAATGCACCGATGCTGCAGGTCGTGCTGATCGTCATCGGTTGCGTTCCGCCGCTGATGTGGCTGTACCGGATCGCGATAAGCGCCCTTCCGTGGCGTCCGGACGAGACGGCGAGCCTCGTGATGAGCCTGTCCCTGACCACGATGGCGTGGATCAGCCTGGCGATGATCCGGCACGGCCGGTTCCGCGCAGCCGCGAGGCTGCTGCTCGGCGTGGCCGCGCTGCTGATGGTGCTTTCCTATGCCGCCAGCGGTCTGACCGCCCAGGCCTACGAGCAGCCGATCCAGGTCGTGTGGATCGTCGTCGCCGGCCTCGTGCTGGGACGGCGCGCACTGTGGTGGATGTATGGCTGGCTGATCGTCGCGTTCGCGGTCGGCCTGGCGACGGACATGCGCACCGGCAAGATCGCTGCCGCCTCGGTCGTCGACGAGGTGATCGGCGCGACGATCACGGCCGTGCTGTTCCTGCTGATCTCGATCGTGATCGACCGTGCCGTGGCGGCACTGCGCGAGAGCCTCAACGAAGCGAACCAGCGCGGCAACGAGCTGGCCCGCGTCAACCAGCGCCTCGAAGCGGAAATCACCGAGCATGGGCGCGTGCGCGAGCAGCTGGTCCATGCACAGAAAGTCGAGGCCGTCGGCCGCCTCGCGAGCGGCGTGGCGCACGATTTCAACAACTTGCTCGGATTGATGCTCGGCTACGCGCAACGCGGCCGCAAGAGCCGCGACCCGGATGAACTGCGCCAGGCATTGGACGGCATGGAGTCGGCGGCGCGGCGCGCTGCGGCGATCACCCAGAATCTCCTGAACTTCAGCCGCAACGACGCCACCCGGATCGAGGTCTTCGACGCGGCCCGCGCGATGCGCGACATGGAGCCGATGCTGTTGCAGCTGTTCGACCCGGGCATCCGGATGCACATCGACGTGGTCGGCAGCGACGCGCTCCCGGTGGCGTTCGATCCGGCGCAGTTCGCGCTGGTGGCGCTCAACATCGCCGCCAACGCCAACCAGGCGATGACCGGCGGCGGCCGCTTCGACATCCAGGTCCGTCCGCACGAAGCCGCGGTGGACATCGTGTTCACCGACACCGGCCCGGGCATCGCAGCGGACCTTCGCGAGCGGATCTTCGAGCCGTTCTTCACGACCAAGCCGAACGGCCAGGGCACGGGCCTGGGCCTGGCCGTGGCGGCCAACCTGGTCCGCAACGCCGGCGGCGACATCAGCGCCGAGGACACCGCGGAAGGCGCGCGCTTCCTCGTCCGCCTGCCGCGGGCGACGGCTGCCTGA
- a CDS encoding GGDEF domain-containing protein, with the protein MRRGFGTGLAILLAIAVPAVATTPYDEATDPHAGALRQCFQSQQTDPLGAAATAERILDAQPVRIETQLRALVCLGMAKGTLGEPAAADQAATKVLTLLDLHALPAGEQARARMNAAGILQTIGQPQRATALLERALDAAKADAPGLSQLMMLDSLALLHAADLENNEVAEGYFRQAIELAPMLGAENPMRYYSAALNLVQLGRHDEAMRAFDRAEAMATRPGPGLDQLLYRIRTNRTDVLVARGERDRALAELQTSVLAQQQLRDVQGEAVSWAKLGALQLTAGDTGAALASATAALRLADQGNFINEQRDALKLLVNVHRSRGELAQALGLAQRQHDMELARLRNRNLRTMAALQAQLESQDQVRQVERLQHQNQVQSLRVERADLLRNAAVALLGLVGVVGTAFVLYQRRVNRRLRRWSTLDPLTGLINRREAARRLAAAERDDRRRMVLFLVDADRFKAINDTYGHAAGDRVLVELSTRLQAACRSGDILARWGGEEFVVACPHETLEQATATAERLRSAAVQRPVRLAGDEAWPLSVSIGFAPLPFFPDASSEQWQKALRIADIALYVAKHSGRDAWAGLWGVDGSGVAPQTIGRDLEALARQGRIRLAGSRPMRWQAAAPEAAADAMGGIGMAALPPS; encoded by the coding sequence GTGCGGCGCGGTTTCGGCACGGGGCTGGCGATTCTCCTGGCGATCGCCGTCCCGGCCGTCGCGACCACGCCGTACGACGAAGCGACCGATCCCCACGCCGGCGCGCTGCGCCAGTGCTTCCAGTCGCAGCAGACCGACCCGCTCGGCGCTGCGGCGACGGCCGAGCGGATTCTCGATGCGCAGCCGGTGCGAATCGAAACGCAGCTGCGCGCCCTGGTGTGCCTGGGCATGGCCAAGGGTACGCTCGGCGAGCCCGCGGCCGCCGACCAAGCGGCCACGAAGGTCCTCACCCTGCTCGACCTGCACGCGCTGCCGGCCGGCGAGCAGGCCCGCGCGCGCATGAATGCCGCCGGCATCCTGCAGACCATCGGCCAGCCGCAGCGCGCCACCGCCCTGCTCGAACGCGCACTGGACGCGGCCAAGGCCGATGCGCCGGGCCTGTCCCAGCTGATGATGCTCGACAGCCTGGCGCTGCTCCATGCGGCCGACCTGGAGAACAACGAGGTGGCCGAAGGCTACTTCCGCCAGGCGATCGAACTGGCGCCGATGCTCGGCGCGGAAAACCCGATGCGCTACTACAGCGCCGCGCTGAACCTGGTCCAGCTCGGCCGCCACGACGAGGCGATGCGGGCCTTCGATCGCGCCGAGGCGATGGCCACGCGCCCGGGTCCGGGGCTGGACCAGCTGCTGTACCGCATCCGGACCAACCGGACCGACGTCCTGGTGGCGCGGGGCGAGCGCGACCGCGCGCTGGCCGAGCTTCAAACATCGGTCCTCGCCCAGCAGCAGCTGCGCGACGTCCAGGGCGAAGCGGTCAGCTGGGCCAAGCTCGGCGCGCTCCAGCTCACGGCCGGCGACACCGGCGCGGCGCTGGCGTCCGCCACGGCGGCGCTGCGCCTGGCCGACCAGGGCAACTTCATCAACGAGCAGCGCGATGCCCTGAAACTGCTGGTGAACGTGCATCGCAGCCGCGGCGAGCTCGCGCAGGCGCTGGGTCTGGCCCAGCGGCAGCACGACATGGAGCTGGCGCGGCTGCGCAACCGCAACCTGCGCACCATGGCGGCGCTGCAGGCGCAGCTCGAAAGCCAGGACCAGGTGCGCCAGGTCGAGCGGCTGCAGCACCAGAACCAGGTCCAGTCCTTGCGGGTCGAGCGTGCCGACCTGCTGCGCAACGCGGCGGTCGCTTTGCTGGGGCTGGTCGGCGTCGTCGGCACCGCGTTCGTGCTGTACCAGCGCCGGGTCAATCGCCGGCTGCGCCGCTGGAGCACGCTCGATCCGCTGACCGGCCTGATCAATCGCCGTGAGGCCGCGCGGCGATTGGCCGCCGCCGAGCGCGACGACCGCCGGCGCATGGTGCTGTTCCTGGTGGACGCGGATCGGTTCAAGGCGATCAACGACACCTACGGCCATGCCGCCGGCGACCGCGTGCTGGTCGAACTGTCCACGCGCCTCCAGGCCGCCTGCCGGAGCGGCGACATCCTGGCGCGCTGGGGCGGGGAGGAATTCGTCGTCGCCTGCCCGCACGAGACGCTCGAGCAGGCCACCGCGACCGCCGAACGGCTCCGCAGCGCCGCCGTGCAGCGGCCGGTCCGGCTGGCCGGCGACGAGGCGTGGCCGTTGAGCGTATCGATCGGGTTCGCGCCGCTGCCGTTCTTTCCGGATGCGTCGAGCGAGCAGTGGCAGAAGGCGCTGCGCATTGCGGACATCGCGCTGTACGTGGCCAAGCATTCCGGGCGCGACGCCTGGGCGGGGCTGTGGGGCGTCGACGGCAGCGGCGTCGCGCCGCAGACGATCGGGCGCGACCTGGAAGCGCTGGCGCGGCAAGGCCGGATCCGGCTCGCGGGCAGCCGCCCGATGCGCTGGCAGGCGGCCGCCCCGGAAGCTGCCGCGGACGCGATGGGCGGCATCGGCATGGCCGCGCTGCCGCCGTCGTAG
- a CDS encoding response regulator transcription factor: MRIALVEDDAELRDAILAPALVEAGFEVAAFGSAAALYRSLLHRSFDVVVLDLTLPDEDGFEVARYLRSLSSIGIVMLTGRGGSPDRVRGLRHGADAYLTKPLDIDLLTATLHSLSRRLEPSEAGTARGRWRLGDGDWNLLTPDGDCIDLTASERSILRTLFNADGQPVQREELIACLTGDVYDFDPHRLEMLVHRLRRKVAAGSRQALPLRAVRGKGYVLAVSGRVGAASG; encoded by the coding sequence TTGCGAATCGCGCTGGTGGAGGACGATGCCGAGCTGCGCGACGCCATCCTGGCGCCGGCGCTGGTCGAGGCGGGATTCGAGGTTGCGGCATTCGGCAGCGCGGCCGCGCTGTACCGTTCGCTGCTCCACCGCAGCTTCGACGTCGTCGTCCTCGATCTCACCCTGCCGGACGAGGACGGCTTCGAGGTAGCGCGCTACCTGCGCTCGCTGTCGTCGATCGGGATCGTCATGCTCACCGGCCGCGGCGGCAGCCCCGACCGGGTCCGCGGGCTGCGCCACGGCGCCGACGCCTATCTGACCAAGCCGCTGGACATCGACCTCCTCACCGCCACGCTGCACAGCCTGTCACGGCGCCTGGAACCGTCCGAGGCCGGCACGGCGCGCGGGCGCTGGCGGCTCGGCGACGGCGACTGGAACCTGCTGACGCCGGACGGCGACTGCATCGACCTGACCGCGTCGGAGCGCAGCATCCTGCGCACGCTGTTCAACGCCGACGGCCAGCCGGTGCAGCGCGAGGAGCTGATCGCCTGCCTGACCGGCGACGTCTACGATTTCGATCCGCACAGGCTGGAGATGCTGGTGCATCGCCTGCGGCGGAAGGTCGCCGCGGGCTCGCGGCAGGCGCTGCCGCTGCGCGCCGTGCGCGGCAAGGGCTACGTGCTCGCGGTCTCGGGCCGCGTGGGCGCGGCGTCGGGCTAG